From Ancylobacter pratisalsi, one genomic window encodes:
- a CDS encoding MFS transporter, with protein sequence MDAATARINEAGDASRASLRDWAALAVLALPCMVYAMDLTVLNLAVPHLALDLKPSPAQLLWIIDIYGFMVAGTLMLMGTLGDRIGRRRLLLIGAAAFGAASILAAFARSAEELIATRALLGIAGATLAPSTLSMVRNIFRNERERTFAIGIWIACFSSGAALGPLVGGVILSFFWWGAVFLAAVPVMIGLLLIGPILLPEFRDAKAGRLDIISALQCLAASLSVIYAMKHIAESGLDLTALAVLAFGLVVGAFFIARQKRLDDPMIDLELFRHPGIGAALALNVTALFGAMGIFIFISQYLQLVLGMSAMETGLWTAPSGLCFALGSLATPYLVRRFRVVDVLSLTLALAVLGFLLLTQVTPQSSMMVMLAAIVLFSFGLAPVGTLSTDLMMRVAPPERAGAASGISEASFEFGGALGIAVLGSLVAASYRLTMAEADLSGLSAEAADRARLSLDGAVTAAASLSPETAARLLGLAHQAYSIAFDRAALACVVTTLIGMVIVRLRLGRV encoded by the coding sequence ATGGACGCGGCAACGGCACGGATCAACGAAGCGGGGGATGCATCCCGCGCGAGCCTGCGCGACTGGGCGGCGCTGGCCGTTCTCGCGCTGCCGTGCATGGTCTACGCCATGGATCTCACGGTGCTGAACCTCGCCGTGCCGCACCTCGCGCTTGACCTCAAGCCGTCACCCGCCCAGTTGCTCTGGATCATCGACATTTATGGCTTCATGGTCGCCGGCACCTTGATGCTGATGGGCACGCTCGGGGACCGCATCGGCCGCCGGCGCCTCCTGCTCATAGGCGCCGCCGCCTTCGGGGCCGCCTCGATCCTGGCCGCCTTCGCCCGCAGCGCGGAGGAGCTGATCGCGACCCGTGCGCTGCTCGGCATCGCCGGGGCGACGCTTGCGCCCTCAACGCTTTCCATGGTGCGCAACATCTTCCGGAACGAGCGTGAGCGCACCTTCGCGATTGGAATCTGGATCGCCTGCTTTTCCTCGGGCGCGGCGCTGGGCCCGCTTGTCGGCGGTGTGATCCTGAGCTTTTTCTGGTGGGGCGCCGTATTTCTGGCGGCCGTGCCGGTGATGATCGGGCTGCTGCTGATCGGACCGATCCTGCTCCCGGAATTCCGGGACGCCAAGGCCGGGCGGCTCGACATCATCAGCGCGCTTCAGTGCCTCGCGGCCTCGCTCTCCGTGATCTACGCCATGAAGCACATCGCCGAGAGCGGCCTCGACCTGACGGCATTGGCTGTACTGGCTTTCGGGCTCGTGGTCGGTGCCTTCTTCATCGCCCGGCAGAAGCGGCTGGACGACCCAATGATCGACCTTGAGCTGTTCCGCCATCCCGGCATCGGCGCCGCGCTGGCGCTGAACGTGACGGCACTGTTCGGGGCGATGGGCATCTTCATCTTCATCTCGCAGTACCTTCAGCTGGTGCTGGGAATGAGCGCGATGGAAACGGGCCTGTGGACCGCGCCGTCGGGCCTGTGCTTCGCCCTTGGTTCGCTGGCCACGCCTTATCTCGTGCGCCGGTTCCGCGTTGTCGATGTGCTCAGCCTGACGTTGGCTCTCGCCGTGCTCGGCTTCCTGCTGCTGACGCAGGTGACACCGCAATCCTCGATGATGGTGATGCTGGCGGCAATCGTACTGTTCAGCTTCGGCCTTGCCCCGGTGGGCACCCTCTCCACCGATCTCATGATGCGCGTCGCCCCGCCCGAGCGCGCCGGCGCGGCATCCGGCATTTCCGAGGCGAGCTTCGAGTTCGGCGGCGCGCTCGGCATTGCGGTGCTGGGAAGCCTCGTCGCCGCAAGCTATCGGCTGACGATGGCCGAGGCCGATCTGTCCGGCCTTTCCGCCGAGGCGGCGGACCGGGCCCGGCTCTCGCTGGATGGCGCGGTGACGGCGGCGGCCTCCCTGTCGCCGGAGACCGCCGCCCGCCTGCTTGGCCTCGCCCACCAGGCCTATTCGATCGCCTTCGACCGCGCGGCACTGGCCTGCGTGGTCACGACCCTTATCGGTATGGTCATTGTCCGCCTGAGGCTGGGTCGGGTCTGA
- the mobB gene encoding molybdopterin-guanine dinucleotide biosynthesis protein B: MRMEGTMRVIGFAGWSGAGKTTLLARLIPVLVARGYRVSTIKHAHHEFDVDKPGKDSHTHRLVGASEVLVSSANRWALMHELRGAAEPELPELLSHLAPCDFVLVEGYKRDHHPKIEIHRAEVGKPFLHPQDPHVVAIATDAALPDAAPPVIDLDDVEAIANAVERYAAEVASVTWRAGAPQAVG, encoded by the coding sequence ATGAGGATGGAGGGAACGATGCGTGTCATCGGGTTCGCGGGCTGGAGCGGTGCCGGCAAGACCACGCTGCTGGCGCGGCTGATTCCGGTGCTGGTGGCGCGCGGCTACCGCGTCTCCACCATCAAACATGCCCATCATGAATTCGACGTCGACAAGCCGGGCAAGGATTCGCACACCCACCGTCTCGTGGGCGCCAGCGAGGTGCTGGTTTCCTCCGCCAACCGCTGGGCGCTGATGCACGAACTGCGTGGGGCGGCCGAGCCCGAGCTGCCGGAGCTGCTGTCCCATCTCGCGCCCTGCGACTTCGTGCTGGTGGAGGGCTACAAGCGCGACCACCACCCCAAGATCGAGATCCATCGCGCCGAGGTGGGCAAGCCGTTCCTGCACCCTCAGGATCCCCATGTCGTGGCCATCGCCACCGATGCCGCGCTGCCGGACGCCGCGCCGCCGGTGATCGACCTCGACGATGTCGAGGCCATCGCCAATGCGGTGGAGCGCTACGCCGCCGAGGTGGCGAGCGTGACCTGGCGGGCCGGCGCGCCTCAGGCCGTGGGATAG
- a CDS encoding efflux RND transporter periplasmic adaptor subunit, producing MDAKPTRRWRRAGFTLAAATVATAAAVWLAWPIGAALATDPPASEAPAPQGTPVSVAVLKARDTMKWDEFSGRLQAVERVEIRPRVAGAVNEVHFREGALVKQGDLLVTIDPEPYAAELSRAEALRDAAEAQLEFSRSELDRGKQLVDNKVVSTRELDQRTNTFREAGANLRAAEAAVQTAKLDLDHTQVRAPVDGRVGRLDVTVGNLVSAGPTSPVLTTLVSVDPIYVVFDADENAVSEALASIAGDDVLTKIDRIPVEITTATSGSEPMTGHLQLVDNKVDESTGTFRLRAVFDNPRGQLVPGQFARVKMGRARTRPALVINERAIGTDQDKKFVFVVDADSKAAYREVKLGSQVEGLRVVTSGLKEGERVVVNGLQRVRPGALLTPEIVPMETASAASTTDTATIAATP from the coding sequence ATGGACGCAAAGCCGACCCGTCGCTGGCGCCGGGCCGGCTTTACCCTTGCCGCCGCCACCGTCGCCACCGCCGCGGCGGTTTGGCTCGCCTGGCCGATCGGCGCTGCCCTCGCAACCGATCCACCGGCCAGCGAGGCACCTGCTCCGCAGGGCACGCCCGTATCGGTTGCCGTTCTCAAGGCACGCGACACGATGAAGTGGGACGAGTTTTCGGGCCGTCTTCAGGCCGTTGAACGCGTCGAAATCCGTCCCCGCGTCGCGGGTGCGGTGAACGAGGTGCATTTCCGCGAGGGAGCTCTGGTGAAGCAGGGCGATCTTCTGGTCACGATCGATCCCGAGCCCTACGCGGCCGAGCTTAGCCGCGCGGAAGCGCTGCGCGATGCCGCCGAGGCGCAGCTCGAATTCTCCCGCAGCGAACTCGACCGCGGCAAGCAGTTGGTTGACAACAAGGTGGTCTCGACGCGCGAACTCGACCAGCGGACCAACACTTTCCGCGAGGCGGGGGCCAATCTGCGGGCCGCCGAGGCCGCGGTTCAGACCGCGAAGCTCGATCTCGATCACACGCAGGTCCGCGCCCCGGTGGATGGCCGCGTCGGCCGGCTCGACGTGACCGTGGGCAATCTCGTTTCCGCCGGCCCGACCTCGCCGGTACTGACGACGCTGGTGTCGGTCGACCCGATCTATGTCGTCTTCGATGCGGACGAGAACGCGGTCAGCGAGGCACTCGCCTCGATTGCCGGCGACGACGTGCTGACCAAGATCGACCGCATTCCGGTCGAAATCACCACAGCGACCTCCGGTAGCGAGCCCATGACCGGCCATCTCCAGCTTGTCGACAACAAGGTCGATGAATCGACGGGCACGTTCCGGCTGCGCGCGGTGTTTGACAATCCGCGCGGGCAGCTGGTTCCCGGCCAGTTCGCGCGGGTGAAGATGGGCCGCGCCCGGACCAGGCCGGCGTTGGTCATCAACGAGCGCGCGATCGGAACCGACCAGGACAAGAAGTTCGTCTTCGTGGTCGATGCCGACAGCAAGGCCGCCTATCGGGAGGTCAAGCTCGGGTCGCAGGTCGAGGGTCTGCGTGTCGTCACCAGCGGCCTGAAGGAAGGCGAGCGCGTGGTCGTCAATGGCCTGCAGCGTGTGCGCCCCGGAGCTCTGCTGACGCCGGAAATCGTTCCTATGGAAACCGCATCCGCCGCTTCGACGACGGACACTGCCACCATTGCCGCCACTCCGTGA
- a CDS encoding cytochrome b, with protein MSRPSRLPVFPALSRLLHWLMAVMILAMLFIGIGMEASLSNYNWLLSVHRPLGIAILILAAGRLINRQFNPPPPLPSGMPVWLRFAAHASHIGLYGLMFAVPLIGWAMLSAARYPVVLYGGLVLPPILPQNDMVFAVLRSTHTVLAFTLFALILAHIGAALMHAIGFRDGVFQSMASVRRLRPDPASGGQ; from the coding sequence ATGAGCCGCCCCTCGCGCCTTCCCGTCTTTCCCGCGCTGTCGCGCCTCCTGCACTGGCTGATGGCCGTGATGATACTGGCCATGCTGTTCATCGGCATCGGCATGGAAGCCTCGCTGTCGAACTATAACTGGCTGCTATCGGTGCATCGTCCGCTCGGCATCGCGATCCTCATCCTTGCTGCCGGGCGCCTGATCAATCGGCAGTTTAATCCTCCACCGCCTTTGCCGTCGGGAATGCCGGTCTGGCTCCGGTTTGCCGCCCACGCCTCGCATATCGGGCTCTACGGGCTGATGTTCGCCGTGCCTCTCATCGGCTGGGCCATGCTCTCGGCGGCACGCTACCCGGTGGTGCTCTATGGTGGGCTGGTGCTTCCCCCGATCCTGCCGCAGAACGACATGGTGTTTGCCGTGCTCAGAAGCACTCACACCGTGCTGGCGTTCACGCTGTTCGCGCTCATCCTTGCCCATATCGGCGCGGCGCTGATGCACGCCATCGGCTTCCGGGACGGCGTATTCCAGTCCATGGCATCGGTGCGGAGGCTCAGACCCGACCCAGCCTCAGGCGGACAATGA
- a CDS encoding sulfurtransferase TusA family protein, producing MDDSANSREDGADNSANAPVRLDLKGLKCPLPALHTRRALERAAPGTRLVVECTDPMAAIDIPHLVNQTGNELEGQETNAVPLVFRIRKRLI from the coding sequence ATGGACGACAGCGCAAACAGCCGGGAAGACGGTGCCGATAACAGCGCGAACGCGCCGGTGCGGCTCGACCTAAAGGGCCTGAAGTGCCCCCTGCCCGCCCTGCACACCCGCCGCGCCCTGGAGCGCGCCGCCCCGGGCACGCGCCTCGTCGTCGAATGCACCGACCCGATGGCGGCGATCGACATCCCCCATCTGGTCAATCAGACCGGCAACGAGCTGGAAGGGCAGGAAACCAACGCGGTGCCACTGGTGTTCCGAATCCGCAAACGATTGATCTAG
- a CDS encoding alpha/beta hydrolase, with the protein MSNSWTEARLDLDGTMLPVRVYGTDSALRPTPLVLHLHGGSFTSGDLDCSATICRTMSAAGAVVVSLDYPLAPQHPFPAALTVSFAALELLHRQRAKWAGRGARLFVAGEEAGANIAAALTMMARDQHHPPIAGQILLSPMLDPCLASKSVHAAEAGAAGCKWADGWHFYLGSADKAAHPYAAPLASRRLGGVPPALIITSRECAMHDESLEYASRLGAFGVPVETHVIDDLPEEPSVPSGAASEPPWAQQLLPLFTTFLAAPPAAFRTVQA; encoded by the coding sequence ATGTCGAATTCGTGGACCGAGGCAAGACTGGATCTGGACGGAACGATGCTTCCGGTCCGGGTCTATGGCACGGACAGTGCCCTGCGTCCGACGCCGCTTGTGCTTCACCTGCATGGGGGCTCGTTCACCAGTGGCGATCTGGACTGCAGTGCCACGATCTGCCGCACCATGTCCGCCGCCGGAGCGGTAGTGGTCTCGCTCGACTATCCGCTGGCGCCCCAGCATCCCTTTCCAGCGGCGCTTACCGTGAGTTTTGCGGCGCTGGAGCTGCTTCATCGTCAACGCGCCAAATGGGCGGGGCGCGGGGCGCGTCTGTTCGTCGCCGGCGAGGAGGCGGGAGCGAACATTGCCGCCGCGCTCACCATGATGGCGCGTGACCAGCATCACCCGCCCATTGCCGGCCAGATCCTTCTCTCTCCCATGCTCGACCCGTGCCTTGCCTCCAAATCGGTTCATGCCGCAGAGGCTGGCGCGGCGGGCTGCAAATGGGCGGATGGCTGGCACTTCTATCTTGGATCGGCCGACAAGGCCGCCCACCCCTACGCCGCCCCCCTCGCCTCGCGCCGCCTTGGCGGCGTGCCGCCGGCACTCATCATCACCTCGCGCGAATGCGCCATGCATGATGAAAGCCTCGAATATGCCAGCCGCCTGGGCGCCTTTGGCGTGCCGGTGGAAACCCATGTGATCGACGATCTGCCCGAGGAGCCATCGGTTCCGTCAGGAGCGGCGAGCGAGCCGCCTTGGGCTCAGCAGTTGCTGCCGTTGTTCACAACATTTCTGGCGGCGCCGCCCGCCGCCTTTCGTACCGTTCAGGCCTGA
- a CDS encoding DUF2218 domain-containing protein — protein sequence MASTHALIPTRHGSRYLQQLCKHWAHKLEVDFTPEQGTVKLPDEALTTMTAGPEALEVRIEAPDTETLERMKGVVSRHLDRFAFREAPLPFDWKDAS from the coding sequence GTGGCCTCGACGCACGCCCTTATCCCGACCCGCCATGGCAGCCGCTACCTGCAGCAGCTCTGCAAGCACTGGGCGCACAAGCTGGAGGTGGACTTCACCCCCGAACAGGGCACGGTGAAGCTGCCGGATGAGGCGTTGACCACGATGACGGCGGGGCCGGAGGCGCTTGAGGTGCGCATCGAGGCGCCCGACACGGAGACCCTGGAGCGCATGAAGGGCGTGGTTTCCCGCCATCTGGACCGCTTCGCCTTCCGTGAGGCGCCGCTGCCGTTCGACTGGAAAGACGCCAGCTAG
- a CDS encoding catalase family peroxidase yields MHADPEPAERYRLWPPRRPILAAMATSAIVVAGLAGGLAYAGGLFSPDRLTPSGIVDTFQNVNGVHPGFRRNHTKGACISGTFESTGAGARLSKAVVFAPGTRPVTGRLAVAVGKPFVPDNETLVRSLALRFELPDGEEWRTGMNDIPVFPVPTAQDFNGLLVATAADPATGKPDPARISAFLAAHPKAAGALKRIKERPFTAGFADASYNSLNAFRFIAADGTITPVRWSLVALDSSPADPAGASKPTDPDYLFDDFAARLGRGPVQWRLVATIAQPGDPTDDATQPWPEGRETVDLGTLTVDHIDAEASGNCRDVNFDPLVLPSGIAPSDDPLLSARSAAYSVSFTRRAGEAKTPSEVQFPAKEGNPQ; encoded by the coding sequence ATGCACGCTGACCCCGAACCCGCCGAACGCTATCGCCTTTGGCCGCCGCGCAGGCCCATTCTTGCCGCCATGGCAACTTCGGCGATTGTCGTTGCCGGACTTGCGGGCGGACTTGCCTATGCCGGCGGGCTGTTCTCTCCCGACCGGCTGACGCCGTCCGGCATTGTCGATACATTCCAGAATGTGAACGGCGTGCATCCCGGCTTTCGCCGCAACCACACCAAGGGCGCCTGCATTTCCGGCACCTTCGAGAGCACCGGCGCCGGCGCGCGGCTTTCGAAAGCCGTTGTCTTCGCTCCGGGAACGCGACCCGTTACCGGCCGCCTTGCCGTTGCTGTCGGCAAGCCCTTCGTGCCCGACAACGAGACGCTGGTGCGCAGCCTGGCACTGCGTTTCGAGCTGCCAGACGGCGAAGAATGGCGCACCGGCATGAATGATATCCCGGTGTTTCCCGTTCCCACTGCGCAGGACTTCAACGGCCTTCTGGTGGCGACGGCGGCTGACCCGGCGACCGGGAAGCCGGATCCGGCCCGTATCTCGGCTTTTCTGGCGGCCCATCCCAAGGCGGCGGGGGCGCTCAAGCGCATCAAGGAGCGCCCCTTCACCGCAGGATTTGCGGACGCCAGCTATAACAGTCTGAACGCCTTCCGCTTCATTGCCGCCGACGGAACGATCACGCCCGTGCGGTGGTCCCTGGTCGCGCTCGATTCAAGCCCCGCAGACCCTGCCGGTGCTTCCAAGCCGACCGACCCGGATTACCTGTTCGACGACTTCGCCGCGCGACTTGGGCGCGGTCCCGTGCAGTGGCGTCTGGTTGCGACGATCGCGCAGCCCGGCGATCCCACGGATGACGCGACGCAGCCCTGGCCGGAGGGGCGCGAGACGGTCGATCTCGGCACGCTCACTGTCGACCACATCGACGCCGAGGCGTCCGGCAACTGCCGCGATGTGAACTTCGATCCGCTGGTGCTGCCGTCAGGCATCGCGCCCTCCGACGACCCTCTGCTGAGCGCCCGCTCAGCGGCCTATTCCGTATCGTTCACCCGCCGCGCCGGCGAAGCGAAAACGCCGAGCGAGGTGCAGTTTCCGGCCAAGGAAGGCAATCCGCAATGA
- a CDS encoding alpha/beta hydrolase, protein MKPSRLYLALVMLASLLGLAAASAQTSPRPPWAAPPVTAQNGQALPTREQTHVYLLRGLFGVFSEGMDSLAKELISKGYTCEIYGWDEAEKVVAHITGRAAAGHTGPVVLIGHSLGANAVIQVATDVNQQSIPISLGVTFDATEPPPVPENVAIFINFWAKDGFGRPVSAVPGFTGQLENYDLSGIPGIDHTSIDARDQFHQFIIASLESMTAK, encoded by the coding sequence ATGAAACCGTCGCGTCTCTACCTCGCCCTGGTGATGCTGGCGAGCCTGCTGGGCCTCGCCGCCGCCTCCGCCCAGACCTCGCCCCGCCCGCCTTGGGCCGCGCCGCCGGTAACGGCACAGAACGGTCAGGCGCTGCCCACCCGCGAGCAGACCCATGTCTACCTGCTGCGCGGCCTGTTCGGCGTGTTCTCGGAGGGCATGGACAGCCTTGCCAAGGAATTGATTTCAAAAGGATATACCTGCGAGATCTATGGCTGGGACGAGGCCGAGAAAGTGGTGGCCCACATCACCGGTCGCGCCGCCGCCGGCCATACCGGGCCCGTGGTGCTCATCGGGCATTCGCTTGGCGCCAACGCGGTGATTCAGGTCGCGACGGACGTAAATCAGCAGAGCATACCCATCTCGCTCGGCGTGACCTTCGACGCCACCGAACCACCACCGGTGCCGGAGAACGTCGCCATCTTCATCAACTTCTGGGCCAAGGACGGGTTCGGCAGGCCGGTTTCGGCGGTGCCGGGCTTTACCGGACAGCTTGAGAACTATGATCTCTCAGGCATTCCCGGCATCGATCACACCAGCATCGATGCCCGTGACCAGTTCCACCAGTTCATCATTGCCTCGCTGGAGAGCATGACGGCGAAGTAG
- a CDS encoding LysR family transcriptional regulator encodes MDQIAAMRAFVRVVEAGTFTRAADLLEMPKPTLTKLIQQLESHLRTKLLNRTTRRVGVTPDGAAYYERAVALLSDLEELDGSMTRSQASPVGRLRVDVGTSLALDVLIPALPEFHERYPDIQIDLGVSDRPADLVAENIDCAIRGGEVLDPGLIARRVGEVDFVLCATPEYIARHGMPEHPRDLENGHLAIGYFSPRTGRRMAFDVVRGKETYAFDLPYVLAVNDSTAYFAACLSGLGIGQSLYSLIEPHLETGRLVRVLPGWRSAPVVLYVVYAPNRHLSSRLRVFVDWVAERLATSRVVRRESV; translated from the coding sequence ATGGATCAGATCGCTGCCATGCGCGCCTTCGTTCGCGTGGTCGAAGCGGGCACCTTTACCCGTGCGGCCGACCTTCTTGAGATGCCGAAGCCGACACTAACCAAGCTTATTCAACAGCTTGAATCCCATCTGCGAACCAAGCTGCTCAACCGCACCACGCGCCGCGTGGGCGTTACCCCGGACGGCGCTGCCTACTATGAGCGAGCTGTGGCGCTGCTCTCGGATCTCGAAGAGCTAGACGGGTCAATGACACGTTCGCAGGCGAGCCCGGTCGGACGGCTGCGTGTCGATGTCGGGACATCGTTGGCGCTCGACGTGCTGATACCGGCCTTGCCGGAGTTTCATGAGCGCTATCCTGATATCCAGATCGATCTGGGCGTTTCGGACCGGCCAGCCGATCTGGTGGCTGAGAACATCGATTGCGCGATTCGGGGAGGCGAGGTGCTCGATCCCGGCCTCATCGCCCGACGCGTCGGGGAGGTGGATTTTGTGCTGTGCGCAACCCCGGAATATATCGCCCGCCACGGCATGCCTGAACACCCCAGGGACCTTGAGAACGGGCATCTCGCAATCGGCTATTTCAGCCCGCGCACGGGACGGCGCATGGCCTTCGACGTCGTTCGAGGCAAGGAGACCTACGCGTTCGACCTGCCTTATGTACTCGCGGTGAACGATTCCACGGCCTACTTCGCCGCCTGCCTCTCGGGGCTTGGCATCGGACAGAGCCTGTACTCGCTGATCGAGCCGCATCTGGAGACCGGACGTCTGGTGCGCGTGCTGCCGGGATGGCGCTCCGCTCCCGTCGTTCTGTATGTGGTCTACGCTCCAAACCGCCACCTGAGCAGCCGCCTGCGCGTGTTTGTGGACTGGGTCGCGGAACGGCTCGCCACGTCGAGGGTGGTGCGGCGCGAGTCGGTGTAG